GGCGGCCGATCTCGTCTGGGCCTACCTCGATCCGAAGCCTGGAGTGGCGGCGATCAAGGACCACTTCTGCTTCTACGAGACCGAGAATGTCACTGATTGATCACCAATCGACCGAACCAGCAGGCTTTTTGAGCCTGCTTCGGGTCCTGCCGAAAAATCCTCTCCGGCTGCGATGAGTTCTCCGGGCGCCGGGGGTCTGCCCTCCCATGGACAGGATTCTCTCGCTGGACGGCACCCCGATCGCCCACCGCAGACAGGGCGACGGGGCGCCGGTGGTGCTGGTCGGGGGCGCGCTGAGCACCGCCGCGACCGAGGGCCCGCTGGCCGCGCTGCTCGCGCACCGCTTCACCGTCGTGACGTACGACCGCCGGGGCCGGGGCCGTAGCGGTGCCGGACCGGGCGGTCCGTACGTGCCGGACCGGGAGATCGAGGATCTCGCGGCGGTCGTCGGCGCGGCGGACGGGCCGGTGGCGGTGTTCGGCATGTCGTCGGGCGGGGCGCTGGCGCTGGAGGCGCAGGCGGCGGGCGTGCCCATGGAGGTGCTGGCCGTCTTCGAGCCGCCCTACACCCCGGGCGCGGAGGGGCTCGCGTACAAGGCGCGGTGCACGGCGGAGCTTCGGGAGCGGCTGACGGCGGGGGACCGGGGCGGGGCGGTGGAGCTCTTCCTGGCGCGGACGGGCGTGCCGCCGGAGACCGTGGCGCGGATGCGCCGGGCGCCGCTGTGGGCGGGGCTGGAGGCGCTGGCCCACACGCTGGAGTACGACGACGTCCTGCTCGGGGACGGGACTCCCCCGCTGGAGCGGTTCGCGGCGGTGACCGCTCGCACGCTGGTCGTCAGCGGCGGATTCAGCGCGGGCCCGGTGCGGGAGACGGCGATGGCGCTGGCCGAGGCGATCCCCGACGCCCGGCACCGGACGCTCAGCGGCCAGACCAGGGAACTCTCCCCGCAGGTGCTCGCCCCGGTCCTTTCGGACTTCTTCGCCCGCCGGGGGCTCGTCCCCCAGTCCTGACTCCGCCGCCCGGGGCCCCGGTCGTGGATGCGCCGCCCGGGTCTCGTCCCGCGAGGGTGGAGCGGAGCCCCGCGGCCGGCCGGGCGGGCCGGTCACCGGGCTCCCCCGCGTCCAGCCGCGTTCAGGAGACGGCCGGGGCCGTCTCGCGCCGGACGGTGGTCGCGATGGTGGCGGACCCGACGACCCGGGTGCCGTCGTAGAGCACGACCGCCTGGCCGGGGGCGATCCCGCGCACCGGCTCGGCGAAGGAGACGTGCAGGGTGCCGTCGGTCAGCTCGGCGGTGACCTCGCTCTCGCCTCCGTGGGCGCGCAGCTGCGCGGTGTACGTGCCGGGGCCCGTCGGGGCGGTGCCGCACCAGCGCGGCTTGATCGCGGTGAGCGCCGTGACGTCGAGGGCCTCCACCGGGCCGACCGTGACGGTGTTGTTCACCGGGGAGATGTCCAGGACGTAGCGGGGCTTCCCGTCCGGGGCGGGGTGGCCGATGCGGAGACCCTTGCGCTGGCCGATGGTGAACCCGAAAGCCCCGTCGTGGGTGCCGAGCTTGGCGCCCGCCTCGTCGAGGATGTCGCCCTCCGCCTTGCCGCCGAGCCGGCTCGCCAGGAAGCCCTGGGTGTCGCCGTCCGCGATGAAGCAGATGTCGTGGCTGTCGGGCTTCTTGGCGACGGCCAGTCCGCGCGCCTCTGCCTCGGCGCGGATCTCTTCCTTGGTGGTGAGGGTGTCGCCGAGCGGGAACATCGCGTGGGCGAGCTGCTTCTCGTCCAGCACCCCGAGGACGTAGCTCTGGTCCTTGGCCATGTCGGAGGCGCGGTGCAGTTCGCGGCTGCCGTCTTCCTTCAGCACGACGGTGGCGTAGTGGCCGGTGCACACGGCGTCGAAGCCCAGGGCGAGCGCCTTGTCGAGCAGCGCGGCGAACTTGATCTTCTCGTTGCAGCGCAGGCAGGGGTTGGGCGTGCGCCCGGCCTCGTACTCCGCGACGAAGTCCTCCACGACGTCCTCGCGGAAGCGTTCCGCCAGGTCCCAGACGTAGAACGGGATGCCGATGACGTCCGCCGCGCGGCGGGCGTCCCGGGAGTCCTCGATGGTGCAACAGCCGCGCGCTCCGGTTCGGAACGACTGCGGGTTCGCGGAGAGGGCGAGGTGCACACCGGTCACGTCGTGCCCCGCCTCGGCGGCGCGCGCGGCGGCGACGGCGGAGTCGACTCCGCCGGACATGGCGGCGAGCACGCGCAGGGGGCGCTGGGAAGTCTGAGTCATAGCCCGTCCAGAGTACGGGGCTCCGGGAACCGATCGCTCGCGGATATGCGTTGCAGCTGTCATGGGAACCTCGGGAGGCAGCCCGTCCGGTCCGGACGGGACCGCGGACGGTGTGAGCCGGCGCACCCTGCTGATCGGCGGCTCGGCCATGGCGGCGGCGGTCACGGCGGCCGCTCTGGCGCGGGACGAGCTGAAACACGCCTGGTGGCGGCTGCCGGGCGTGGAGAAGCCGCGCACCCCCGGCGAGCTGGACTACGCCCAGGCCCGCTGGACGGCGGCCTCCGAGGCGAACTGGCGGCGCGCGGACCGCCCCGAGGACTACCGGATAGACCGGGTGGTCGTCCATGTCACGCAGGGCAGTCTGGCGAGTGCGGTGCGGGTCTTCCAGGACCCCGCGCACCAGGCGGCCGCACACTACGTCGTGGGCAAGGACGGGTCGGTGACGCAGATGATCCGGGAGCTGGACGTGGCGTACCACGCGGGCAACCGCGCGTACAACGAGCGGAGCGTCGGCATCGAGCACGAGGGGTTCGTGGACCGGCCGCAGGACTTCACCGCCGCGATGTACGCCTCCTCCGCGCGGCTGACGGCCTCGGTCTGCGGGCGGTACGCCATTCCCGTCGACCGGGAGCACGTCATCGGGCACGTGGAGGTGCCGGGTACGGACCACACCGACCCCGGGCCGCACTGGGACTGGGACCGGTACATCGAACTGATACGGCGGGCGGCCTCGGGACGCGCGGCCTGAACACCCGGGCCGGGCGGTCCCTCAGCTGAGTCCGGCGGTGCGGGCGCGTTCGACGGCGGGGCCGATGGCGCGGGCCACGGCGGCGACGTCCTCGGCGGTGGAGGTGTGGCCGAGCGAGAAGCGCAGGGTGCCGCGCGCCAGGTCGGGATCGGTGCCGGTGGCCAGCAGGACGTGGCTGGGCTGGGCGATCCCGGCGGTGCAGGCGGAACCGGTGGAGCATTCGATGCCCTGGGCGTCCAGCAGCAGCAGGAGCGAGTCGCCCTCGCAGCCGGGGAAGCTGAAGTGGGCGTTGGCCGGGAGCCGGCCGCCGGGGGCGGGATCGCCGCCGAGCACCGCGTCCGGGACGGCCTCCAGCACGGCCGCGACCAGATCGTCGCGGAGCCCTCCGACGCGGCGGGCGAACTCCTCGCGGTGACGGGCGGCGTGTTCACCGGCGACGGCGAAGGCGGCGACGGCGGGCACGTCGAGGGTGCCGGAACGCACGCGCCGCTCCTGGCCTCCTCCGTGCAGTACGGGTACGGGGGCGTGGGCGCGGCCCAGCAGCAGGGCACCGATGCCGAACGGCCCGCCGATCTTGTGCGCGCTGACCGTCATCGCGGCGAGCCCGGAGTCGGCGAAGCCGACCTCCAGCTGCCCGAACGCCTGCACCGCGTCGGCGTGCATCGGGATACCGAACTCAGCTGCCACGGAGGCGAGTTCACGGACCGGCATGATGGTGCCGATCTCGTTGTTGGCCCACATGACGGTGATCATCGCCACGTCGTCGGGGTCCCGGAGGACCGCCTCGCGCAGCGCCTCGGGGTGCACCCGGCCGTAGTGGTCGACGGGGAGGTACTCGACGGTCGCGCCCTCGTGTTCGGCGAGCCAGTCGACCGCGTCCAGCACCGCGTGGTGCTCGACCGGACCGGCCAGCACCCGGGTACGCCGGGGGTCGGCGTCGCGGCGGGCCCAGTAGAGGCCCTTCACGGCGAGGTTGTCCGCCTCGGTGCCGCCCGAGGTGAACACCACCTCGCTGGGGCGGGCGCCGAGGGCGTCGGCGAGGGTCTCTCTGGACTCCTCGACGGTACGACGGGCCCGGCGCCCGGCTGCGTGCAGGGAGGACGCGTTACCGGTCGCGGCGAGCTGTGCGGTCATCGCCGCGATCGCCTCCGGAAGCATCGGCGTGGTCGCGGCGTGGTCGAGATATGCCATGGTGCGTCCGATTCTACGAGCCCCAGGCCACCACCCCGTGAGCGGTGACCACTACGGCGAGGACGACGAGGTCGGCGACGCCCAGCGCCAGCCCCAGAAGGGCCCTCCCGCGCCGCTCGGTGGACCGGGCCAGCGCGATCAGCGCCATGACGACGGCGGCCGGACCGAACAGCAGGTTGAACACGAGCAGGCCCAGCAGGCCGAGGACGAACGAGGCGACGGCGAGCCCGTCCGCGTCACGGGTACGCGCCCCGCCGACGGCTTCCCCGGTGACGGCGGGCCGGGCCCCGAGGGCGGCCCGGCGGCCGGGGCGGAGGGCGGGGGCGACGAGCGGGAAGAGGGCCATGGTGCGAGCTCCTTCGGCCGGAGGCGGGATCTTCGCGAAAGGGGGGTGCGGCGGCGGCTCGGTGGGACCGGCGGCGCCTCGGTGGGAGCGCCGGCTCGACAGGACCGGCGGCGGCTGCCCGGGACCCGGCGGGACCGGCGGCGGCTCAGTGGGACCGGCGCTCGCGGACCGCGAAGCCGATCAGCCAGCAGCCGATCACGGCGGCGGACGCCAGGGTCAGCGCGACCGGGAGGTGGGCGACCGTCCCGAGCACGATCCCGAAGAGGAGCAGTGCGGCGACGAGGGCGAGCATGGGCGGCCTTTCTGATCGTCGGAGTCGTACGGACCACGGGGCGCGCCCCGGTGGCGCGGGCACCGGCTTCCGCACCCTGTGAGAGTACGAATGTTCACTGACTGCTCAGTCTAAACCCATGCCCCTCCCCGAGGGCTCCCCCGAACCGGAGAACAGTTGTTTACTGAATGGCATGAGTCACACCACCGGGACCCGTCAGGCCCAGAAGCTGAGGACACGTCAGTGCCTGCTGGACGCCGCCCTCCAGCTCCTGGAGCACCAGAGCCTGAGCGGCCTCGGCCTGCGCGAGGTGACGCGGGCGGCCGGGGTGACCCCCACCGCCTTCTACCGTCACTTCGAGGACACGGCCGCCCTCGGCGTGGCACTGGTGGACCAGACGCTCGGCAGCCTGCACGGCCTGATCGGCGAGATCCTCGCCGGGACGTGGATCAGCGAGGAGCGGCTGGAGCGGAGCGTCGCGGCCATCACGGGCCATGTGGCGGCGCGACCCGCGCACTTCCGCTTCATCGCCCGGGAGCGGCACGGCGGGGTGGCCGAGGTCCGCGCGGCGATAGCGGAGCAACTCGCCCTGTTCGTGACGGAGGTGGCCGACGCGCTGGCCGGGGAGGCGGAGTCGACGGGCTGGTGCCGGGAGGACCTGCTGATGCTGGGCGGGCTGCACGTCGATCACATGGTGATCACCGCCTCCGCGCTCCTGGACGCGGCTCCCGGCACCGAGGAGGAGGTCGTGCGGCTGGCGCGGCGCCGCCTGCGCCTGATCACCCTGGGGCGCCGCCACTGGCTGGACGACGAAGGCCGGACGCCCCTTGTGGACGGCGGCTGAGTACCGGCAGGGCCGGGTCGGCGAAGGGCCCCTCCCGCCCCACGACGCCGGGGACGGGAGGGGCCGACGGGACAGCCTCTACGACTGCTCCCCCTCGCGCGCGGAGAGCGGGGTGGCGATGTCCTCCAGCGACTTCCGCTCGGCGGGAACCGCGAAGAAGACCGCGACCAGCCCGGCGGCCACCATCAGCGCGGCTCCGATGCAGAACGCGATGACCGCGTCGCCCACGACGCCGCTCGCGGTGAGCCCGGAGAAGATCAGCGGTCCGGAGATGCCGCCGGCCGCCGTACCGATGGCGTAGAAGAAGGCGATCGCCATCGCCCGGGTCTCCATCGGGAAGATCTCGCTGACCGTCAGGTAGGCCGAACTCGCCCCGGCCGAGGCGAAGAACAGCACCACGCACCAGCAGAGGGTCATGGTGGCGGCGGTGAGCACCCCGGCGCCGAACAGTCCCGCGGTACCGAAGAGCAGGGCGCCGGAGAGGATGTAGGTGCCCGCGATCATGGGGCGGCGGCCCCAGGTGTCGAAGAGCCGGCCGAGCAGCAGCGGGCCGAGGAAGTTGCCGAAGGCGATGACGGCGAAGAAGTACCCGGTCGTCCCGCTGGAGACGTCGAAGAACTTCACCAGGATCGAGCCGAACCCGAAGGTGATGGCGTTGTACAGGAACGCCTGGCCGATGAAGAGCGAGAAACCGAGCGTCGCCCGCTTCGGGTAGTCGCGGAAGAGGGTACGGGCGATCTCCACGAAGCCGATGCTGCGCCGCTGTTCGATGGTGATCGCGGTCTCCGCCTCGGGCAGGGGCCGGCCCTTCTCCTTCTCGACCTCCGCCTCCGCCTCGTCGACGATCCGATTCGCCCCTTCCGACTGGCCGTGGATGAACATCCACCGAGGGCTCTCGGGCACGTGCCGGCGGACGAGCAGGATGACCAGACCGAGGACCACTCCGAGGGCGAAGGTGAGCCGCCAGCCGATGTCCTTCGGGAAGATGTCGGTGTTGAGCGCGAGGACGGAGAGCAGCGCGCCGCCCATCGCGCCCAGCCAGTAACTGCCGTTGATGATCAGGTCGACGCGGCCCCGGTACTTGCTCGGGATCAGTTCGTCGATGGCGGAGTTGATGGCCGCGTACTCGCCGCCGATGCCGAAGCCGGTGAAGAAGCGGAAGAGGAAGAACCACCAGACCGAGAACGAGAGCGCCGTCAGCGCAGTGGCCAGGAGATAGACCGCGAGGGTGATCAGGAACAGCTTCTTGCGGCCGAAGCGGTCGGTGAGCCAGCCGAAGAAGAGGGCGCCCGAGCAGGCTCCGGCGACGTAGAGGGCCGCCGCGAGGCCGGTGACCTGGGCGTCGGTGATCGGCAGTCCGCTGCCGTCCTCGGACAGCCGGCTGGCAATGTTCCCGACGACGGTCACTTCCAGACCGTCCAGGATCCAGACCGTCCCGAGGCCGATCACGATCATCCAGTGCCATCGGGACCAGGGCAGTCGGTCCAGGCGGGCGGGGACCTTGGTGGTGATGGTCCCGAGACTCGTTCCGTCGGTGTGACTCATGGGCATTGCCTCCTGGGGTGCGGCGTTGCTGCACCGCCGCTCGGCGCTGAGTCCGGGTACCCGGGAGCCGCCGGGAGCAAACGGCGCGTCAGGAGCCGTGCCGGCGCTCGCCGCTCCCCCGCGCACAGGTCCGGCGGGAGGAGCCCCCGGACAGCACGGGACCCGTCCGGCGGTCCACCGGACGGGTCGGGTCGGCGCTGCGGGCCGCGCGTGGCGCGGTCAGTCCCGGGGTGCCCGGGCGAGCTGGCGGGACTGGGCGACGAGCCGGTCCGCGCTGTCCCAGACCTCGGCGTCCTCCTCCAGAAGGCCGCCCGCGAGGTTGCGTGTGGTGATGGCGACGCGCAGCGGGCCGGGGGCCGGGCGGCAGCGGACGTGGACGGTGAGTTCGACGGTGGGGGTCCACCCCTTGAGGCCGAGCTCGAACGAGGTCGGCGGCAGCGCGTCGACGGTGAGCAGCACCGAGAGCGGGTCCGGGTCGCGGCCGTCCGCCAGACCGAACCAGCCGCGCATCTCTCCCTTGCCGGACGGCTTGCCCAGCGCCCAGCCGACCGTCGCGGGGTCGAGCCGGATGTCGAGCCGCTCGGTGATGGCGGAGCTGCCGGGGATCACGTCGCTGCCCGACTCGGCCCCCAGGCACTGGTCGTACGGCGGGATGGCGGGCGGGAGCGCGGTGGTGCGGACCTCGCCGGTCAGGGCGTCGAGGTCGCCGTAGGTGGCGAGCACCCGGATGCGGGCGACCTCGCTGCCGTCCTCGGCGTACTGGTAGAGGGTCGCCTGGCCGGTGGAAAGGGTGCGCCCGGCGCGGACGACCTCGGTACGGATGACGGCGGGGCCGGGTACGGAGGCGGTGAGGTAGTGCGCGGTGACCGAGAAGGGGTCGGGGTGCGGCAGCGCGTCGCCCAGCGCGCGGCCCATCAGGGCCAGCAGGTAGCCGCCGTTGACCGCGTGGATGATGGTCCACCCGGCGGAGAGCTCCGCGTCGTAGACGCCTTCGTCGCGACGGACGACCGCGGTGTCCCGGTCGAACTCGCTGTCCCCGACGGCCGCCCGCGCGAGGGGCGCGGGTCCCGGGGTCGTCTGCCCGGTCGGTGCCGGGTGCGCTGCTGCCTGTGCCATGCCACGCACGCTACACCGACACCTTACTGAGCGGTAGCTTTTTCATGGGGGGAGCGGACGGGCCCCGGCCTCCTCAGGTGGCCGCCGCCCCCTCCTCGCCGCTCGCCGAACGGCGGTTGTACGCGCGCGGCGCCCGCCAGTGGAACCGCATCGCCAGCAGCCGCAGGACGAACCCCGTGACGACCGCGAGGGCCGTGGTCAAGCCGTTCAGGGCGTCGAACTGGATGCAGAGCGCGACCATGGAGGCGCCGACGAGCGCGGGCACCGCGTACAGGTCCCGGTCCCAGCGCAGCAGCGAGGGCACCTCGTTGGCCAGCACGTCCCGCAACACCCCTCCGCCGACCGCCGTGGCGAGGCCGAGCGCGACGGAGGAGGTCAGCCCGAGCCCGTAGTCGTACGCCTTGGTCGTGCCGCTCACGGCGAAGAGGCCGAGCCCCGCCGCGTCGAAGACGTTGACGCCGACCTGGATGCGCTCGACGTGCGGGTGCAGGAAGAAGACCAGGGCGGCCGCGATCAGCGGGGTGAGGAAGTAGCCGAGGTCGACGAAGGCGGCCGGCGGCACCGCTCCGATGATCAGGTCACGGAAAATCCCTCCACCCAGCGCGGTCACCTCGGCGAGAACCGCGATGCCGAAGACGTCGAAGTTCTTGCGTACGGCGAGCAGAGCGCCGGAGATCGCGAAGAAGAAGATCCCGACGACATCGAGCGCGTGCTGGACGGAGGGAGTGAACAGTTCGGTGAGCACCGGCCAATTGTGCCGGTGCCAGGGCCTGTGTCGAGTTCCGGGCCGGCTCACTGATCCGGCCCGGAACTCGATACGGGCCCTAACCCTTCGGGCCGTCCTCCGTGTCATCGGTGGCCCCGGTGGCCCGCGGAGCGGTGGCCCCGGGCACCTCGGAAGCCTCGGCCCCGGCCGACGCCCCGGAGGGCTCCGGCTCGGCGGCTGCCTCCGGCGCGGCGGCTGCCTCGGGCGCGGCGGCTGCCGGCGCGGCGGACTTCGGCGTGGCGGCCACGATCGCCTCGCGCGCCAGGGGCAGAACCTCCTCGCCCGGGGCCTGGTCCGGTGCGTTCTCCGGGTGGTGGCAGGCCACTTGGTGCCCGGTCCGCAGCGCGATCAGCGGCGGTTCCTGCGTACGGCAGACCTCCGTCGCCTTCCAGCACCGGGTGTGGAAGCGGCAGCCGCTGGGCGGCGAGATCGGCGAGGGGACGTCACCGGTGAGCAGGATGCGCTCGCTCTTGGCACCCCGGCGCCGGGGGTCCGGGATCGGCACGGCGGAGAGCAGCGCCTTGGTGTACGGGTGCATCGGCGCCTTGTAGAGCGACTCGCGGTCGGCGAGCTCCACGATCTTCCCGAGGTACATCACCGCGATCCGGTCCGAGACGTGCCGGACCACCGACAGGTCGTGCGCGATGATCACATAGGTGAGGCCCAGCTCCTTCTGGAGGTCGTCGAGCAGGTTCACCACCTGCGCCTGGATGGAGACGTCCAGTGCGGAGACGGGTTCGTCGGCGACGACCAGCTTCGGGTTGAGGGCGAGCGCTCGGGCGATGCCGATGCGCTGGCGCTGCCCGCCGGAGAACTCGTGCGGGTAGCGGTTGTAGTGCTCGGGGCTCAGTCCCACCAACTGCAGGAGTTCCTGGACCTTCTTCTTCACCCCGCCGTCGGGGGTCACGCCCTGGAGCTTGAACGGCGCCGAGACGATGGAGCCGACGGTGTGGCGGGGGTTGAGGGAGCCGTACGGGTCCTGGAAGATCATCTGGATGTCGCGGCGCAACGGCCGCATCCCGCTGGTCCCCAGGTCCGTGATGTCACGGCCCTCGAACTCGATCCTTCCGCCGGTCGGTTCGATCAGCTTGGTGATGACCCGGCCCATGGTCGACTTGCCGCAGCCGGACTCGCCGACGACGCCCAGGGTCTCCCCCTTGCGGACCTCGAAGTCGAGACCGTCGACCGCCTTCACCGCGGCCACCTGCCGCTGCAGGATGCCCTTCTTGATCGGGAAGTGCTTGACCAGGCCCTCGACCTTGAGCAGCACCTCCCGGTCCCCGGCCGCCTTCGCCTGCCGCGGGATGCCGGCCCCGGCCGTGTCCGTCTTCGTCGTCTCGCTCACAGCTTCGGCGCAATCTCTTCGGTCCAGATCCGCGTGCGGTCCTCCGGCGAGAGGTGGCAGGCGGAGTAGTGCCCGCCGCCGACCACCTGCAGATCGGGCCGCTCGGTACGGGTGATGCCCCCCTTGGGAACGTCCGCGTAGGGGCAGCGCGGGTGGAACGCGCAGCCCGACGGGACGTTGATGAGGCTCGGCGGCTGGCCCTTGACGGGGACGAGACGCTCGGTCTGCTCCCGGTCGATGCGGGGCATCGAGCCGAGCAGACCCCAGGTGTACGGGTGCTGGGGCTGGGAGAAGATCGCGTCCACGGGCCCGCGCTCCACGCACCGGCCGCCGTACATCACGAGGACCTGGTCGGCGATCTCGGCGACCACGCCGAGGTCGTGCGTGATGAGGACGACGGCGGAGTCGAACTCCTTCTGCAGGTCCCGGATGAGGTCGAGGATCTGCGCCTGCACGGTGACGTCGAGCGCCGTGGTGGGCTCGTCGGCGATGAGCAGCTGCGGGTTG
The DNA window shown above is from Streptomyces sp. NBC_00247 and carries:
- a CDS encoding alpha/beta fold hydrolase, producing the protein MDRILSLDGTPIAHRRQGDGAPVVLVGGALSTAATEGPLAALLAHRFTVVTYDRRGRGRSGAGPGGPYVPDREIEDLAAVVGAADGPVAVFGMSSGGALALEAQAAGVPMEVLAVFEPPYTPGAEGLAYKARCTAELRERLTAGDRGGAVELFLARTGVPPETVARMRRAPLWAGLEALAHTLEYDDVLLGDGTPPLERFAAVTARTLVVSGGFSAGPVRETAMALAEAIPDARHRTLSGQTRELSPQVLAPVLSDFFARRGLVPQS
- the mnmA gene encoding tRNA 2-thiouridine(34) synthase MnmA; the encoded protein is MTQTSQRPLRVLAAMSGGVDSAVAAARAAEAGHDVTGVHLALSANPQSFRTGARGCCTIEDSRDARRAADVIGIPFYVWDLAERFREDVVEDFVAEYEAGRTPNPCLRCNEKIKFAALLDKALALGFDAVCTGHYATVVLKEDGSRELHRASDMAKDQSYVLGVLDEKQLAHAMFPLGDTLTTKEEIRAEAEARGLAVAKKPDSHDICFIADGDTQGFLASRLGGKAEGDILDEAGAKLGTHDGAFGFTIGQRKGLRIGHPAPDGKPRYVLDISPVNNTVTVGPVEALDVTALTAIKPRWCGTAPTGPGTYTAQLRAHGGESEVTAELTDGTLHVSFAEPVRGIAPGQAVVLYDGTRVVGSATIATTVRRETAPAVS
- a CDS encoding N-acetylmuramoyl-L-alanine amidase; this translates as MGTSGGSPSGPDGTADGVSRRTLLIGGSAMAAAVTAAALARDELKHAWWRLPGVEKPRTPGELDYAQARWTAASEANWRRADRPEDYRIDRVVVHVTQGSLASAVRVFQDPAHQAAAHYVVGKDGSVTQMIRELDVAYHAGNRAYNERSVGIEHEGFVDRPQDFTAAMYASSARLTASVCGRYAIPVDREHVIGHVEVPGTDHTDPGPHWDWDRYIELIRRAASGRAA
- a CDS encoding cysteine desulfurase family protein produces the protein MAYLDHAATTPMLPEAIAAMTAQLAATGNASSLHAAGRRARRTVEESRETLADALGARPSEVVFTSGGTEADNLAVKGLYWARRDADPRRTRVLAGPVEHHAVLDAVDWLAEHEGATVEYLPVDHYGRVHPEALREAVLRDPDDVAMITVMWANNEIGTIMPVRELASVAAEFGIPMHADAVQAFGQLEVGFADSGLAAMTVSAHKIGGPFGIGALLLGRAHAPVPVLHGGGQERRVRSGTLDVPAVAAFAVAGEHAARHREEFARRVGGLRDDLVAAVLEAVPDAVLGGDPAPGGRLPANAHFSFPGCEGDSLLLLLDAQGIECSTGSACTAGIAQPSHVLLATGTDPDLARGTLRFSLGHTSTAEDVAAVARAIGPAVERARTAGLS
- a CDS encoding DUF4190 domain-containing protein, with the protein product MALFPLVAPALRPGRRAALGARPAVTGEAVGGARTRDADGLAVASFVLGLLGLLVFNLLFGPAAVVMALIALARSTERRGRALLGLALGVADLVVLAVVVTAHGVVAWGS
- a CDS encoding TetR family transcriptional regulator encodes the protein MSHTTGTRQAQKLRTRQCLLDAALQLLEHQSLSGLGLREVTRAAGVTPTAFYRHFEDTAALGVALVDQTLGSLHGLIGEILAGTWISEERLERSVAAITGHVAARPAHFRFIARERHGGVAEVRAAIAEQLALFVTEVADALAGEAESTGWCREDLLMLGGLHVDHMVITASALLDAAPGTEEEVVRLARRRLRLITLGRRHWLDDEGRTPLVDGG
- a CDS encoding MFS transporter, producing the protein MSHTDGTSLGTITTKVPARLDRLPWSRWHWMIVIGLGTVWILDGLEVTVVGNIASRLSEDGSGLPITDAQVTGLAAALYVAGACSGALFFGWLTDRFGRKKLFLITLAVYLLATALTALSFSVWWFFLFRFFTGFGIGGEYAAINSAIDELIPSKYRGRVDLIINGSYWLGAMGGALLSVLALNTDIFPKDIGWRLTFALGVVLGLVILLVRRHVPESPRWMFIHGQSEGANRIVDEAEAEVEKEKGRPLPEAETAITIEQRRSIGFVEIARTLFRDYPKRATLGFSLFIGQAFLYNAITFGFGSILVKFFDVSSGTTGYFFAVIAFGNFLGPLLLGRLFDTWGRRPMIAGTYILSGALLFGTAGLFGAGVLTAATMTLCWCVVLFFASAGASSAYLTVSEIFPMETRAMAIAFFYAIGTAAGGISGPLIFSGLTASGVVGDAVIAFCIGAALMVAAGLVAVFFAVPAERKSLEDIATPLSAREGEQS
- a CDS encoding acyl-CoA thioesterase domain-containing protein, which encodes MAQAAAHPAPTGQTTPGPAPLARAAVGDSEFDRDTAVVRRDEGVYDAELSAGWTIIHAVNGGYLLALMGRALGDALPHPDPFSVTAHYLTASVPGPAVIRTEVVRAGRTLSTGQATLYQYAEDGSEVARIRVLATYGDLDALTGEVRTTALPPAIPPYDQCLGAESGSDVIPGSSAITERLDIRLDPATVGWALGKPSGKGEMRGWFGLADGRDPDPLSVLLTVDALPPTSFELGLKGWTPTVELTVHVRCRPAPGPLRVAITTRNLAGGLLEEDAEVWDSADRLVAQSRQLARAPRD
- a CDS encoding trimeric intracellular cation channel family protein; translated protein: MLTELFTPSVQHALDVVGIFFFAISGALLAVRKNFDVFGIAVLAEVTALGGGIFRDLIIGAVPPAAFVDLGYFLTPLIAAALVFFLHPHVERIQVGVNVFDAAGLGLFAVSGTTKAYDYGLGLTSSVALGLATAVGGGVLRDVLANEVPSLLRWDRDLYAVPALVGASMVALCIQFDALNGLTTALAVVTGFVLRLLAMRFHWRAPRAYNRRSASGEEGAAAT
- a CDS encoding ABC transporter ATP-binding protein, with amino-acid sequence MSETTKTDTAGAGIPRQAKAAGDREVLLKVEGLVKHFPIKKGILQRQVAAVKAVDGLDFEVRKGETLGVVGESGCGKSTMGRVITKLIEPTGGRIEFEGRDITDLGTSGMRPLRRDIQMIFQDPYGSLNPRHTVGSIVSAPFKLQGVTPDGGVKKKVQELLQLVGLSPEHYNRYPHEFSGGQRQRIGIARALALNPKLVVADEPVSALDVSIQAQVVNLLDDLQKELGLTYVIIAHDLSVVRHVSDRIAVMYLGKIVELADRESLYKAPMHPYTKALLSAVPIPDPRRRGAKSERILLTGDVPSPISPPSGCRFHTRCWKATEVCRTQEPPLIALRTGHQVACHHPENAPDQAPGEEVLPLAREAIVAATPKSAAPAAAAPEAAAAPEAAAEPEPSGASAGAEASEVPGATAPRATGATDDTEDGPKG